One region of Nitrospira sp. genomic DNA includes:
- a CDS encoding TIGR00300 family protein, with product MTASQETVFLQGHIIDSLILAKVLDTILMMGGTFDLQDVKIGATRDASSQARIVVRAPSGRLLAEILRAIQPHGAAIEREADCRFEPAPAPGVFPEQFYATTHLPTQIRLDGEWVEVEGMEMDLGICVDPAKARARTVPMGAVTAGDLIVTGREGIRVTPLARPVERDVFGFMESLVSSERPHHPVIADIAQRMQKLREWHREGRPGAKVLFAGGPAIVHAGGREALAWLIESGYVQVLFCGNALAAHDMEAALYGTSLGYGLTAGRSVPHGHEHHLRTINRIRTIGSIEQAVRSGVITGGIMAASVRCDVKLVMAGTIRDDGPLPGVLTDSMAAQQAMRAEIPGVGLALLVASTLHAVATGNLLPATVPTVCVDVNPAVPTKLADRGSFQAVGLVMDAASFLTELARELGWRP from the coding sequence ATGACCGCATCGCAAGAGACCGTGTTCCTGCAGGGGCACATCATCGATTCATTGATTCTGGCCAAAGTTCTGGACACGATCCTGATGATGGGCGGCACCTTCGATCTGCAGGACGTGAAGATCGGCGCGACCAGGGATGCCTCCTCCCAGGCGCGGATTGTCGTGCGAGCCCCCTCCGGCCGCCTGTTGGCCGAGATTCTCAGGGCCATTCAACCTCACGGCGCCGCCATTGAGCGTGAAGCGGACTGTCGCTTTGAGCCGGCACCGGCTCCGGGAGTGTTTCCCGAACAGTTCTATGCGACGACCCATCTGCCGACCCAGATTCGTCTCGACGGCGAGTGGGTAGAGGTGGAGGGCATGGAAATGGACCTTGGCATTTGTGTGGATCCGGCCAAGGCCCGCGCCAGGACCGTTCCCATGGGGGCGGTGACAGCCGGCGACCTCATCGTGACCGGGCGGGAGGGAATCAGGGTCACACCCCTCGCTCGTCCTGTCGAGCGTGACGTGTTCGGATTTATGGAATCGCTGGTCTCATCGGAGCGGCCCCATCACCCCGTCATCGCCGATATTGCGCAGCGCATGCAGAAGTTGCGCGAATGGCATCGCGAAGGTCGTCCCGGGGCCAAGGTGCTCTTTGCGGGTGGCCCGGCGATCGTGCATGCCGGGGGGCGGGAGGCCCTGGCCTGGTTGATCGAGTCCGGGTACGTACAGGTGTTGTTCTGCGGCAATGCCTTGGCTGCGCACGATATGGAAGCCGCGCTTTACGGCACGTCGCTCGGGTATGGGCTGACGGCCGGCCGCTCTGTCCCGCACGGGCATGAGCATCACCTGCGCACCATCAATCGCATTCGTACCATCGGCAGCATCGAGCAGGCGGTGCGGTCGGGCGTCATCACCGGCGGAATCATGGCGGCCTCTGTGCGGTGCGATGTGAAGCTGGTCATGGCGGGCACCATTCGAGACGACGGCCCCTTGCCCGGTGTACTCACGGACTCCATGGCGGCGCAGCAGGCCATGCGCGCGGAAATTCCAGGGGTCGGACTTGCCCTGCTGGTTGCATCCACGCTGCATGCGGTCGCGACCGGCAATTTATTGCCCGCCACGGTGCCCACGGTCTGCGTCGATGTGAACCCGGCGGTGCCGACAAAATTGGCCGACCGTGGCAGTTTTCAAGCCGTCGGCCTCGTCATGGATGCCGCCTCCTTTCTCACCGAACTCGCACGTGAACTCGGGTGGCGTCCATGA
- a CDS encoding tRNA pseudouridine(13) synthase TruD, producing the protein MPPPSWLDDTVPYLTASIPALGGRIRSTPDDFCVEERPLYLPCGEGEHLYIRVKKRGLSTPDLVLRLASQLHVKAQTVGVAGLKDAQAVTTQLLSLQGVKAETVAALPIDDRLLTLEILGRHRNRLRKGHHAGNQFRLVIRDVRERSEDDLQELFDELVRRGVPNYFGPQRQGRSGTNFQLGAELLQDAARRNKMPRNKRIWFMNAYQSHVFNRIVAKRIESIDRVFLGDWAMKSENGACFPVEQPEVEQPRADRFEISPTGPLFGSRAPWATGVPGDIEQAVAAELGTTPELLSKAGAECGFRGERRALRVRLNDLSWSLEGTVLTLGFWLPPGSYATSVLREVVKKND; encoded by the coding sequence ATGCCGCCTCCGTCCTGGCTCGATGACACGGTGCCCTATTTGACGGCCTCGATTCCCGCACTCGGCGGCCGGATCCGCAGTACTCCGGATGATTTTTGCGTGGAGGAACGCCCCCTTTATCTACCTTGCGGGGAGGGTGAGCATCTGTATATCCGGGTGAAAAAGCGTGGGCTGTCCACGCCGGATCTCGTCTTGCGGCTGGCCTCCCAACTCCACGTCAAAGCCCAAACTGTCGGGGTGGCGGGGTTGAAGGATGCGCAGGCCGTGACGACGCAACTGCTGTCGTTGCAAGGAGTCAAGGCGGAAACCGTTGCGGCACTCCCCATCGACGACCGGTTGCTGACGCTGGAAATCCTGGGGCGCCACCGCAACCGGCTTCGTAAGGGGCATCATGCGGGCAATCAGTTCCGTCTGGTGATCCGGGATGTGCGGGAACGCAGCGAAGATGATCTGCAAGAGTTGTTTGATGAATTGGTGAGGCGGGGCGTCCCGAACTATTTCGGTCCACAACGGCAAGGGCGATCGGGGACGAATTTTCAGTTGGGTGCCGAGTTGCTGCAGGACGCGGCGCGTCGGAACAAGATGCCTCGCAACAAACGTATCTGGTTCATGAATGCCTATCAGTCCCATGTGTTCAATCGCATCGTCGCCAAACGGATTGAGAGCATCGACCGGGTGTTTCTAGGCGACTGGGCGATGAAGTCGGAGAACGGCGCCTGTTTTCCTGTGGAGCAGCCGGAGGTCGAGCAGCCGCGTGCCGACCGGTTTGAGATCAGTCCGACCGGACCACTCTTCGGCTCCCGCGCACCCTGGGCGACGGGAGTCCCAGGCGACATTGAACAGGCCGTGGCGGCTGAGCTGGGCACCACGCCGGAACTCCTGTCGAAGGCCGGCGCCGAATGTGGATTCCGTGGCGAGCGGCGAGCACTGCGCGTCCGCCTCAACGACCTGTCCTGGTCCCTGGAGGGTACGGTGTTGACCCTTGGCTTCTGGCTCCCTCCCGGTTCCTACGCCACGAGCGTCTTGCGTGAAGTGGTCAAGAAAAACGACTGA
- a CDS encoding metallophosphoesterase, giving the protein MISTLMRWQELTRVWIGHWLSRPFHHLFNVMPGVEIGLSAPAITRLPLVHAPLAGRRAVHLSDLHLDRYRPRHRALVRAVADLKPDWIFITGDLLNVRDGLPHMLRFLTELRRLAPVFVTLGNHDHYSGIRVDEFTEQFDRRKVTLLLNQVTFLPMDTGELAIVGLDDPSLHRADLRCIPSPRPGRFTLVLAHAPNILDQLAPEHHVDLTLCGHSHAGQWRIPSIPTFWLPPGCHGRTNGMYTKGTHRLYVNRGIGWSVIPMRLNCPPEIVLLEWAA; this is encoded by the coding sequence ATGATCTCGACCCTCATGCGGTGGCAGGAGCTGACGCGCGTCTGGATCGGCCACTGGCTGAGCCGCCCCTTTCATCATCTGTTCAATGTGATGCCGGGGGTTGAAATCGGGCTGTCTGCACCGGCCATCACCCGCCTCCCCCTCGTCCATGCTCCGCTGGCGGGACGGCGAGCCGTGCATCTCAGCGACCTGCATCTTGACCGTTACCGCCCTCGACATCGTGCGCTCGTCCGCGCTGTGGCCGACCTCAAGCCGGATTGGATCTTTATCACCGGCGACCTCCTGAATGTCCGCGACGGTCTGCCGCATATGCTTCGCTTCCTGACGGAACTCCGTCGCCTTGCCCCGGTTTTCGTCACGCTCGGGAATCACGACCACTACAGTGGCATCCGGGTGGACGAATTTACCGAGCAATTCGACCGACGCAAGGTCACGCTCCTGCTCAACCAAGTCACGTTCCTGCCGATGGACACAGGGGAACTGGCCATCGTCGGGCTTGACGATCCGTCACTGCACCGTGCGGATCTCCGTTGCATTCCCTCACCGCGGCCGGGACGATTCACTCTCGTGCTGGCGCATGCGCCGAATATCCTGGACCAGCTCGCACCTGAACACCACGTGGACTTGACCCTCTGCGGACACAGCCATGCCGGGCAGTGGCGAATCCCCTCCATTCCCACGTTCTGGTTGCCGCCGGGCTGCCATGGACGGACAAACGGCATGTATACCAAAGGCACCCACCGGCTCTACGTGAACCGTGGGATCGGATGGTCGGTCATCCCCATGCGCTTGAATTGCCCGCCTGAAATCGTGCTGCTCGAATGGGCCGCGTAA
- a CDS encoding HEAT repeat domain-containing protein: MPRHAQSGQANLTTILLLLGLVVSGVWVWKRLSPDMQDLIIDQALPLAAFSLAVLAAVWILIGKIIKRRRRNQQRARLIKLFESQTSSEKRLKLAFAVIEVNQYRRVGLESIASQLQELFVTTLKRALGDKQHQVRGMAASHLGVIGDDAAVAHLLAALEDDHAYVRSSAALGLGRLRATAAKDKLAYVSKEDWDQTVRSRAREALERIR, translated from the coding sequence ATGCCTCGTCACGCGCAATCCGGCCAAGCCAATCTGACCACGATTCTCCTCCTGCTGGGGCTTGTGGTGTCCGGTGTCTGGGTGTGGAAGCGGTTGTCCCCGGACATGCAGGACCTCATCATCGACCAGGCGCTACCCCTGGCAGCCTTCTCGCTTGCGGTACTGGCGGCGGTGTGGATCCTCATAGGAAAGATCATCAAACGCCGGCGCCGGAACCAGCAGCGGGCACGGCTGATCAAGCTGTTCGAGAGCCAGACCTCCTCCGAGAAACGACTGAAGCTGGCATTCGCGGTGATCGAGGTGAACCAATACCGGCGAGTCGGGCTCGAGTCGATTGCGTCCCAGCTCCAGGAATTATTTGTGACGACCCTCAAGCGGGCGTTGGGAGACAAACAACATCAGGTACGGGGAATGGCGGCAAGCCACCTGGGAGTGATCGGCGACGACGCGGCGGTGGCCCATCTCCTGGCGGCCTTGGAAGATGACCATGCCTATGTGCGATCCAGCGCGGCATTGGGACTCGGTCGGTTGCGGGCCACTGCGGCCAAGGACAAGTTGGCCTATGTCAGCAAGGAAGACTGGGATCAAACGGTGCGGAGTCGGGCACGCGAGGCGTTGGAGCGTATTCGATGA
- a CDS encoding MarR family transcriptional regulator: MELPDLKDDPHLKVLRPLVETYLAFWRTDSRHVRSLKLTPSQFDVIATLGDTKGLTCAELSTATLVTKGTLTGVLDRLEDKGLIRRTPVADDRRSTRICLTEKGDRLFKKTFAAHIAFIRPFFERALTTTEAEQLRMLLLRLHRSFQEKPTA; this comes from the coding sequence ATGGAATTACCCGACCTCAAGGACGACCCGCACCTCAAAGTCCTGCGCCCGTTGGTCGAGACCTACCTCGCCTTTTGGCGCACGGATAGCCGTCACGTGCGTTCGTTGAAACTCACCCCGTCGCAATTCGACGTGATTGCCACATTGGGCGATACCAAAGGATTGACCTGCGCCGAACTGTCTACGGCCACCCTGGTGACGAAGGGGACGCTGACCGGCGTGCTGGATCGCTTGGAGGATAAGGGGTTGATCCGGCGTACGCCGGTCGCCGATGACCGGCGAAGCACGCGCATCTGCCTGACCGAGAAAGGCGACCGCCTGTTCAAGAAAACATTTGCGGCCCACATCGCATTTATACGCCCGTTCTTCGAACGGGCGCTCACGACGACAGAAGCCGAACAATTGCGCATGCTGCTCCTCCGCCTCCACCGGAGCTTTCAGGAGAAGCCGACGGCATGA
- a CDS encoding MBL fold metallo-hydrolase, which produces MIRVTVLGSGTNVHPTRAAAGYLVQTDQTLLLDFGPRTLSNLITSGVDRHRITHILFSHFHADHFADFIPFFFDAVIFCKYQGGTRPPLTLIGPHGTAKLMRAMMTTFPSFNRAPFRVTIREVSDRSFRLGETRIKPGTVTHAPRLHCVGYRIEYQGHAVTYSGDSLYCDNLVRLCHEADLAILDCSFPENRPGAGHLHAGLCGRVAQEAGINQLVLSHFYPIAERYDVCAQAGNYFSGRIRMARDLLKLKA; this is translated from the coding sequence ATGATCCGGGTCACGGTGCTGGGCTCAGGCACAAACGTTCACCCGACACGCGCTGCGGCCGGGTACCTGGTTCAGACCGACCAGACGCTTCTCCTCGATTTCGGACCGCGCACGCTCAGCAACTTGATCACCAGCGGTGTCGATCGGCACCGGATTACACACATTTTGTTTTCTCATTTCCACGCCGACCACTTCGCCGACTTCATTCCCTTCTTCTTCGATGCCGTCATCTTCTGCAAGTACCAGGGAGGCACCAGACCTCCGTTGACCCTGATCGGTCCGCATGGCACCGCCAAGTTGATGCGCGCGATGATGACGACATTCCCGAGCTTCAACCGCGCTCCGTTTCGCGTCACGATTCGAGAGGTCTCCGATCGCAGCTTCCGCCTCGGGGAGACCCGAATCAAACCCGGGACCGTGACCCATGCGCCCCGACTGCATTGCGTAGGCTACCGCATCGAATACCAGGGCCATGCCGTCACCTACTCGGGAGATTCCCTCTATTGCGACAACCTGGTCCGTCTCTGCCACGAGGCAGATCTCGCCATCCTGGACTGTTCCTTTCCGGAAAACCGCCCGGGCGCAGGACATCTCCACGCCGGGCTCTGCGGCCGCGTAGCGCAGGAAGCCGGCATCAACCAACTCGTGCTGTCCCATTTTTATCCGATTGCGGAACGGTATGACGTCTGCGCACAGGCGGGTAACTACTTCTCGGGACGCATCCGGATGGCGCGGGACCTGCTCAAGCTCAAAGCTTAG
- a CDS encoding ABC transporter permease: MKEYWQEIRALTMRWVRRLSREKFSMLFTLVQPMLFWLIFFGNLFQRAADMQVTQASSYISFLTAGVVVMTVLNNGLAGGVDLLFDKENGFLERLMSTPIHRTSVILSRFIFVTTITSLQVLVILGVAWLFGVQPVTGLLGVATILFIGMMFGVGLTAISMAMAFSVKSHGDFFSVLGFLSLPMIFLSSALVPLAAMPGWMGFLAQFNPMTWAIDAVRPLILHGWAEALPHVFMVIGVMVLFDALCLYGGARAFRRAIG, translated from the coding sequence ATGAAAGAATATTGGCAGGAGATTCGGGCGTTGACGATGCGCTGGGTGCGGCGGCTGAGCCGGGAAAAGTTCAGCATGCTCTTTACCCTGGTTCAGCCCATGTTGTTCTGGCTGATCTTCTTCGGCAATCTGTTCCAGCGCGCCGCGGACATGCAGGTGACGCAGGCGTCGAGCTACATCAGCTTTCTGACCGCCGGTGTGGTGGTCATGACGGTGTTGAACAACGGATTGGCCGGAGGCGTGGATCTGCTTTTCGATAAGGAGAACGGGTTTCTCGAACGGCTGATGTCCACACCGATTCACCGCACGTCGGTGATCCTGAGCCGGTTCATTTTTGTGACGACGATCACGTCGCTGCAAGTGCTGGTCATTCTTGGTGTGGCCTGGTTGTTCGGTGTGCAGCCGGTCACCGGGTTGTTAGGGGTCGCAACGATCCTGTTCATCGGCATGATGTTCGGCGTCGGATTGACGGCGATTTCCATGGCCATGGCCTTTTCAGTGAAAAGTCACGGCGATTTTTTCTCCGTCCTCGGATTTCTCTCCCTGCCCATGATTTTCCTGAGCTCGGCTCTGGTGCCGCTCGCGGCGATGCCGGGCTGGATGGGTTTTCTCGCGCAGTTTAATCCCATGACCTGGGCCATTGATGCCGTGCGGCCGCTCATTTTGCACGGATGGGCTGAAGCCCTGCCCCATGTCTTCATGGTCATCGGGGTGATGGTGCTGTTCGATGCGCTGTGCCTCTATGGCGGCGCGCGCGCCTTCCGGCGTGCGATCGGGTAA
- a CDS encoding ATP-binding cassette domain-containing protein, whose translation MSRAVAIEVSHLGKTYEKVRAVDDLSFQVYAGEIFGLLGPNGAGKSTTLRILITLLHPTSGSATILGLDSVKDADRVRKTIGYVPQERAIDRFLTGREHLELLADLYHLSPEDASTRIPQLLKLVELEQQADRPAKTYSGGMKRKLDIACGLLPDPKILFLDEPTLGLDVQSRLRIWDHVRAMRERGITVVMTTNYLDEADQLCDRIAIIDGGRIKALGVPNELKAGLGGDLVSLTVREHNRVELLAAAVKSLPAIRAVATTPTGLDIRVDSPEKALPAILDAANRLTCQLEFIDYHRPRLDDVFIAHTGRSIKDDQPKAEDQ comes from the coding sequence ATGTCGCGGGCGGTCGCCATCGAGGTGTCGCATCTCGGAAAAACGTACGAGAAGGTACGAGCCGTCGATGATCTCTCCTTTCAAGTTTATGCGGGAGAGATATTCGGTCTGCTCGGCCCGAACGGCGCCGGTAAGAGCACCACGCTCCGTATCCTGATCACGCTGCTCCATCCCACATCCGGATCGGCGACAATTCTCGGCCTGGATTCGGTAAAGGATGCCGACCGTGTCAGGAAGACGATCGGGTATGTGCCTCAGGAGCGGGCGATCGATCGGTTTCTGACGGGGAGGGAACATCTCGAGCTGCTCGCCGATCTCTATCACCTGTCGCCAGAAGACGCGTCCACGCGTATCCCCCAATTACTGAAGCTGGTGGAATTAGAACAGCAGGCCGATCGTCCCGCCAAGACCTATTCCGGCGGCATGAAACGGAAGTTGGATATTGCCTGCGGTCTCCTGCCTGACCCGAAGATCCTCTTTCTCGACGAGCCGACGCTCGGGTTGGATGTGCAGAGTCGTCTCCGCATCTGGGACCATGTCCGGGCCATGCGCGAGCGGGGCATTACCGTCGTCATGACGACGAATTACCTGGATGAAGCTGATCAGCTCTGTGACCGGATCGCCATCATCGACGGCGGGCGGATCAAGGCCCTGGGCGTTCCCAACGAGTTGAAAGCCGGTTTGGGCGGAGATCTGGTGTCGCTGACGGTGCGTGAACACAATCGCGTCGAGTTGCTTGCGGCGGCAGTGAAAAGTCTACCGGCCATTCGAGCCGTCGCGACCACGCCGACCGGGCTGGATATTCGGGTCGATTCACCGGAGAAGGCGTTGCCGGCCATTCTTGACGCGGCGAACCGTCTGACCTGCCAGCTGGAGTTCATCGATTATCACCGGCCGCGATTGGATGATGTGTTTATCGCCCATACGGGACGGTCTATTAAGGACGACCAGCCGAAGGCAGAAGATCAGTAA
- a CDS encoding LON peptidase substrate-binding domain-containing protein, whose amino-acid sequence MFLEPERDQSSREVSGKAQPFPVPERIPLFPLPNVVFFPKTYLPLHVFEPRYRQMVADAAAGGQCIGMALLKEGWEEQYDGNPPIFSIGCVGRLASVQALPDGRSNILLQGLERYEIHEEFYEKSYREARVSLKPRDGAVSMEPALRRYLTEVLGEYLKADEEASPLHSLVRPDVTDEVFVNSLSTYLDCTPLEKQFLLEADHVPQQARRLSDLIQFKLAERRGAGGWG is encoded by the coding sequence ATGTTTCTTGAGCCCGAACGTGACCAATCGAGCCGGGAGGTATCGGGAAAGGCGCAGCCGTTTCCGGTGCCGGAGCGTATTCCGTTGTTTCCCCTTCCCAACGTCGTCTTCTTTCCCAAAACCTATCTGCCGCTCCATGTTTTTGAACCGCGCTACCGTCAGATGGTAGCGGATGCGGCCGCGGGAGGGCAATGCATCGGGATGGCCTTGCTCAAAGAAGGATGGGAAGAACAGTACGACGGAAATCCTCCGATTTTTTCGATCGGATGCGTCGGACGGTTGGCCAGCGTCCAGGCCTTGCCCGACGGCCGCTCGAACATCCTTCTTCAGGGCCTTGAGCGTTATGAAATACACGAAGAGTTTTATGAGAAGAGCTATCGCGAAGCCCGGGTCTCGCTGAAGCCGCGGGACGGCGCCGTCTCGATGGAACCGGCGCTGCGCCGTTATTTGACGGAGGTACTCGGCGAATATCTCAAGGCCGATGAAGAAGCCTCGCCGCTGCACAGCCTGGTGCGGCCTGATGTGACGGACGAGGTGTTCGTGAATTCCCTTTCGACGTATCTCGACTGCACCCCGCTGGAGAAGCAGTTTTTGCTGGAAGCGGACCATGTGCCGCAGCAGGCCCGTCGCCTGAGCGACCTCATCCAGTTCAAACTGGCGGAGCGGCGCGGTGCCGGAGGGTGGGGCTGA
- a CDS encoding carotenoid 1,2-hydratase produces the protein MTVRHSAFAALAVMIVLLTGTVHSVATGNQAPSFDTAKPGYRYAFPKDHGAHERFRTEWWYYTGHLTAAGGRQFGFELTFFRRGIPPEQVRTHPSQWSIQQLYLAHFALTDLEGNRFLFADKLSREGLGKAGAETDRLHVWLDRWSAAMDDPASSRQRLQAATDAFAIDLQVIPRKPPVLHGREGISRKGTRPEQASHYYSYTHLSTEGDIRIGTDTFSVTGLSWMDHEFGSADLGRDVVGWDWFSLQLSDSTELMWYSLRRADGSADPVSSGTLISADGRTQPLNAQDLTIEPLSYWTSPRSKAKYPQQWRITAPSMGINLDVRALLADQELNTARSTRVTYWEGAVSATGQARGAAVTGRGYVELTGYAERFTQRL, from the coding sequence ATCACAGTGCGCCATTCTGCATTCGCCGCCCTGGCGGTTATGATCGTGCTTCTGACCGGCACCGTTCATTCTGTGGCAACGGGCAACCAGGCACCGTCATTTGACACCGCCAAGCCTGGCTACCGGTATGCATTTCCTAAAGACCATGGCGCCCACGAACGGTTTCGTACCGAATGGTGGTATTACACCGGCCATCTCACGGCCGCCGGAGGCCGGCAGTTTGGATTTGAGCTCACCTTTTTCAGGCGAGGCATTCCACCGGAACAAGTCCGGACTCACCCCTCGCAGTGGTCGATTCAACAACTCTATCTGGCCCACTTCGCCCTCACCGACCTCGAAGGCAATCGTTTCCTGTTTGCCGACAAACTCAGTCGCGAAGGTCTCGGCAAGGCCGGCGCGGAGACCGACCGGCTGCATGTCTGGCTCGATCGTTGGTCCGCCGCTATGGATGATCCCGCGTCGTCCCGACAGAGGCTCCAGGCCGCCACCGATGCATTTGCGATCGATCTTCAGGTGATCCCGCGCAAGCCGCCCGTGCTCCACGGCCGGGAGGGCATCAGCCGCAAGGGCACGCGACCCGAGCAGGCCTCTCACTATTATTCGTACACCCACCTGTCAACCGAGGGGGACATTCGCATCGGCACGGACACCTTTTCCGTCACCGGTCTCAGCTGGATGGATCACGAATTCGGCTCAGCCGACTTGGGGCGGGATGTGGTGGGATGGGACTGGTTCAGCCTCCAGCTGAGCGACTCGACCGAACTGATGTGGTATTCCCTGCGGCGGGCCGATGGATCGGCAGACCCCGTCTCCAGCGGCACCTTGATCTCTGCCGATGGACGAACCCAACCGCTGAACGCGCAGGATCTCACCATTGAACCGCTTTCTTATTGGACAAGCCCGCGATCGAAGGCGAAGTATCCGCAACAGTGGCGAATCACGGCGCCCTCCATGGGAATCAATCTGGATGTGCGAGCGCTGCTCGCGGACCAGGAACTGAATACCGCACGCAGCACCCGCGTGACCTACTGGGAAGGAGCCGTGTCCGCCACGGGACAGGCCCGAGGCGCCGCCGTCACGGGACGCGGGTATGTCGAACTCACGGGATACGCCGAGCGTTTCACCCAGCGACTGTAA
- a CDS encoding histidine phosphatase family protein, giving the protein MPIVLLIRHGETEWNRSGRVMGDQPIPLNRTGEEQARTCAGILSRTPIAAIYTSPVLRAAQTAEILRGPQQVPMHQVPGLSEIGVGNWINRYWHEFADDPAKREWYTHPDRARPSGGETLREVQERAVAAVEQALAPAHDTPVVIVSHGDVIRAILAHYLQLDLAIIRQARIDHVAVSGLDLTGAAAQLLFLNHRPDLETLL; this is encoded by the coding sequence ATGCCGATCGTCCTGCTCATCAGACATGGAGAAACGGAGTGGAATCGATCCGGCCGGGTGATGGGCGATCAACCGATTCCCCTCAACCGGACCGGCGAAGAACAGGCCCGCACCTGCGCCGGCATCCTGTCTCGCACCCCGATCGCGGCCATCTACACCAGCCCGGTCCTGCGGGCCGCGCAGACCGCCGAGATTCTACGTGGGCCACAGCAGGTCCCGATGCATCAGGTTCCGGGGCTGAGTGAGATCGGCGTGGGGAATTGGATCAATCGCTACTGGCATGAGTTCGCCGACGACCCGGCCAAGCGGGAGTGGTACACCCACCCGGACCGGGCCCGACCTTCCGGCGGAGAAACGCTGCGCGAGGTGCAAGAACGGGCGGTCGCGGCAGTGGAACAAGCCCTCGCCCCCGCCCACGACACCCCCGTCGTGATCGTGTCACACGGGGATGTCATTCGGGCGATTCTTGCGCACTACCTGCAGCTCGACCTGGCGATCATCCGCCAGGCTCGCATCGATCACGTGGCGGTCAGCGGGCTGGACCTGACGGGGGCCGCAGCCCAGCTGCTGTTCCTCAATCATCGCCCGGACTTAGAAACGCTTCTGTAG
- a CDS encoding methyltransferase domain-containing protein, with product MDIAKVERVYTSYSGVYDHIFGKIFHESREACVRNLRIRPEEKILEVGVGTGIALEYYPKNCEIIGIDLSSGMLAKARQRQSHYHLDHVRLMLMDAGKMDFADDSFDTVMAAYVVTAVPDYRKVVNEMIRVCKPGGRIIMLNHFSNGNKLIAAVEKVISPLCKHIGFRTDLSLNTVLEGTNLHVARKEKVNPMKFWHLVECVNQKGAKNGSVNGHGSVNGNGNGRHGHHS from the coding sequence ATGGATATCGCCAAAGTCGAGCGAGTGTACACCAGTTATTCCGGCGTCTACGATCATATTTTCGGAAAAATCTTCCACGAGTCGCGGGAAGCGTGCGTACGCAATCTCAGAATCCGACCGGAAGAGAAAATTTTGGAAGTCGGCGTGGGAACCGGAATCGCCCTGGAGTACTACCCGAAGAATTGCGAAATCATCGGCATCGACCTCTCATCAGGGATGCTGGCGAAGGCCAGGCAGCGCCAATCCCACTATCATCTCGATCATGTGCGGCTGATGTTGATGGACGCCGGGAAAATGGACTTTGCCGACGATAGTTTCGATACTGTGATGGCCGCCTATGTCGTGACTGCCGTACCGGATTATCGCAAAGTCGTGAACGAAATGATTCGCGTTTGCAAGCCAGGCGGACGCATCATCATGCTGAACCACTTCAGCAACGGCAACAAACTGATCGCCGCCGTGGAAAAAGTGATTTCTCCCCTCTGCAAGCATATCGGCTTCCGAACCGACCTCTCGTTGAACACTGTGCTCGAAGGGACCAACCTCCACGTCGCCCGTAAAGAAAAGGTCAACCCGATGAAGTTCTGGCACTTGGTGGAATGTGTCAATCAGAAGGGTGCCAAGAACGGCAGCGTGAATGGACACGGGAGTGTGAATGGGAACGGAAACGGAAGGCACGGACATCACAGCTGA